GTGTTGCCGGTTACGTTTGGACAATCGAGAACTTCGAAAACGAGGCGGTGGTCTGTTTGGTGCAAATCCAAAAACAGGGTCAATCGGTGTTGTTACTTTGAACATGCCACGGATTGGGTATCTTGCTCGTGATGATGATGAGTTTTTCGAACGACTCGATAAAATGATGATATTAGCGAAACAGTCACTTGAAATTAAACGTGAACTTATTGAAAACCTCACGGAGAGTGGTTTGCATCCCTACTCACGGTTTTATTTATCTGACGTGCATCAAACCTTTGGTGAATACTGGAAAAATCATTTTTCAACCATCGGTCTCATTGGCATGAATGATGCATTACTCAACTTTATGGATACAAGTATTGCAACAAAGGAAGGAAAAGCATTTGCAGAAAAAACATTAGATTATATGCGGAAACGGATCTCTGATTTCCAGGAAGAAACCGGGAATATTTTTAATCTTGAGGCGACTCCTGGTGAAGGAACAAGTTATCGTCTTGCCAGAATTGATAAAGCTGAATATCCTGATATTAAGATTTATAATCAAGAAAAATACAGAAACAACGGTGATCGCATCGAACCGTATTATACGAATTCAACCCAGCTTCCCGTTGGATACACTGATGATGTCTTTGAAGCGTTAGAACTACAGGATTCATTGCAAACTAAGTATACTGGTGGAACCGTGCTTCATATGTTTCTTGGTGAGACTCCTTCGTTGAGCACGACGAAGAAGTTGGTTCGGAAGGTTGCTGAAAACTATCATCTGCCCTATTATACATTGACACCGACGTTTAGTGTGTGTCCGAAGCACGGGTATCTGCCTGGTGAGCATGAGTATTGCCCAAAATGTGATGAAGAGATCGGATATAGAAAGAAAATGGTTGTACGGAGGTGAATTTCGATATGGATGAACAACTTGAGGAAAAAAGAACGAAATGTGAGGTTTATTCGCGGGTTGTCGGATATCTTCGTCCGGTAAGCCAATGGAATCGTGGAAAACAACAAGAGTTTGCTGATCGAAAAGTGTTCAAAATCAAAGAAAACATAGAGTAAATGGAACCATGTATGAAGATCGGCGGGTTACAGAAAACATCATTTATCGACTACCCTGAGTACATCAGTGCAGTTGTTTGGACGGTTGGTTGTAACTTTCGATGTCCTTTTTGTTATAACAAGGATCTTGTCTTTGGGCGTTCACAGCTTCTTCCTGAAGAGGAGATCATTTCTTTTTTACAAAAACGACAAGGTATGATCGAAGGTGTTGTCATTTCCGGAGGCGAACCTTTATTACAAGATGATCTCAGTGGTTTCCTTCAAAAAATACGAAAGCTTGGTTTTTTGATAAAACTTGATACCAACGGTTCACTCCCTGATCGATTGAAGGTGTTGCTTGATGATGGTCTGGTTGATTATGTTGCTCTTGATGTAAAGGCACCGAAAAAGAAATATCCCTCTGTCTGTGGTTGTGAGGTTGATGTTTCAAACATACAAACGTCAATGGATCTTATTCGAAAACAGGCACCGGAGTATGAATTTCGCACAACAGTTGTTCCATCGTTGTTGAATAAGGAGGATATCATTGAGATTGCACACTGGATTGCAGGGGCTCAACAGTGGTATCTCCAGCAGTTTAAGGTTTTTCCACCATTAGTATCTTCAGAGCTAGAAAAGATCAACGCGTATGATCGCCAGTTTTTTGATGAACTGATCGCTGCAGTACAACCATTCATAGAGAAAGTCGTCGTTAGGGGTTTGTGACAAAACTTATAACAAGTACTAAAGATGAGGTGTTTGAGGAGACCGTATGGACTACGAACTTGCGGTTATCGGTGCTGGCCCTGCTGGTTTTTCAGCTGCGATTTACGCACAGCGTTCAGGGATAAAAACTGTTGTTTTTGATCGAGGTGCTGGCGGAGGTCTTGCACAGATTGCACCAAGGATTGAGAATTATCCTGGTTTTGAATCAATTTCCGGTTTTGATCTAACTCAGAAAATGAGACAACATGCAGCAAAATATGCTGATCTCCATTTGTATGAGGAGGTACAAAAAATCGAAAGAAAAGATTCTTTGTTTTCAATTGCTACAGATAGAGCAGTGTATCAGGTTGGCGCGATCATTCTTTGCACAGGAACTGAACATAAGAAACTCGATGTACCTGGTGAAGTAGAGTTTCTTGGTCGAGGAGTGTCGTATTGTGCAACGTGCGATGGATTTTTTTTCAAAGGAAAAAAAGTAGCGGTTATTGGTGGCGGTAATACTGCTCTTATGGAAGCTATTTTTTTAAAACAGCTTGGATGTAGCAAGGTTTTTTTAATTCATCGTCGGGATCAGTTCCGAGCTGAGAAAATTTATGTTGATGAAGCACAGCAGAAAGACATAGTGTTTCTCTTAAATACTACCGTGGAAAGCATTAGCGGTTCAGATAAGGTTACGCATCTACAAGTTGTGTATCTGCCTACTCAGAAACAATCAAAACTAGAGGTTGATGGTGTTTTTGTATCAGTTGGTGTTCAACCTCAGAATACGTTGGCTCGTATGCTTGAACTTCACCTTGATACTCAGGGGTATATAGTGGTTGATAAAGAACAGCGAACCAACATTCGAGGGGTGTATGCAGCTGGTGATATCACCGGCGGTGTCCGTCAGGTGATTACCGCCTGTGCTCAGGGAGCTGTTGCAGCACTCTCGTCAGTTGAGATGTTTGGGAAAAAATATCCATATTAACTCTCAGTAGGATGGTATTCTTCTACGTTTTATTCTGGGAGATGGTGTAGTGTGTCAATTTTTTTCTGTTCAATTAATGTTATTACATACTCTCCGCTTTTTTTGACTGGTGCTGTAAGTGATCCGATATAGGTTTTTGGTTGTATGCCGATGAGGAGTATTTTTTGTACCCATGATTCGAGATAGGTTATGAGAATCGGGAGAGGTATTCCATGGGTACAGATGTGCATGGTGCTGATTTTTTCTTTTGGAACGATACGCACCTCTCCAGGTTTTAGATTCATATCAACAGCATCTATGATCAGGAGTACGTGTGGTTTTTTTTGTTTTACCAGGGAGGTATAATTCTCCGGATTTGTCCCACAATCAACAACGTCGATACCATGGTTTTTGTGTTTGTTGAGTTGATCTGCGATATACGGTCCGATTGCATCGTCACCACCATCTCGGTTGCCGATGCAGAAAACCATTATTTTTGTCATGGTATTCACTTTTTTTTCGTGTAAGCTATCTTTTGATAGGTTATGATAAACCAGACAATTGCAGTTCCTGTGGTTGAAAGGCAACTAAGGGGAAG
This Candidatus Thermoplasmatota archaeon DNA region includes the following protein-coding sequences:
- a CDS encoding anaerobic ribonucleoside-triphosphate reductase activating protein; its protein translation is MKIGGLQKTSFIDYPEYISAVVWTVGCNFRCPFCYNKDLVFGRSQLLPEEEIISFLQKRQGMIEGVVISGGEPLLQDDLSGFLQKIRKLGFLIKLDTNGSLPDRLKVLLDDGLVDYVALDVKAPKKKYPSVCGCEVDVSNIQTSMDLIRKQAPEYEFRTTVVPSLLNKEDIIEIAHWIAGAQQWYLQQFKVFPPLVSSELEKINAYDRQFFDELIAAVQPFIEKVVVRGL
- the trxB gene encoding thioredoxin-disulfide reductase, whose translation is MDYELAVIGAGPAGFSAAIYAQRSGIKTVVFDRGAGGGLAQIAPRIENYPGFESISGFDLTQKMRQHAAKYADLHLYEEVQKIERKDSLFSIATDRAVYQVGAIILCTGTEHKKLDVPGEVEFLGRGVSYCATCDGFFFKGKKVAVIGGGNTALMEAIFLKQLGCSKVFLIHRRDQFRAEKIYVDEAQQKDIVFLLNTTVESISGSDKVTHLQVVYLPTQKQSKLEVDGVFVSVGVQPQNTLARMLELHLDTQGYIVVDKEQRTNIRGVYAAGDITGGVRQVITACAQGAVAALSSVEMFGKKYPY
- the hycI gene encoding hydrogenase maturation peptidase HycI produces the protein MTKIMVFCIGNRDGGDDAIGPYIADQLNKHKNHGIDVVDCGTNPENYTSLVKQKKPHVLLIIDAVDMNLKPGEVRIVPKEKISTMHICTHGIPLPILITYLESWVQKILLIGIQPKTYIGSLTAPVKKSGEYVITLIEQKKIDTLHHLPE